Proteins found in one Terribacillus sp. DMT04 genomic segment:
- a CDS encoding TRM11 family methyltransferase, whose amino-acid sequence MTQNKAQPEYLYTYAHGLEEDSLCGLEQRALFGEETDNLIKSTKNIDPSRSPFIKGRLSILYTADTVEAISKQVEQIELHDQTFKVLYLKINDLPDDQKIEFAQRREIEREIGWNIVGEADMHNPDILFGIVPFQGRWYFGAYQESESVWLHHVKKPQEYSTALSTRLARAVVNIAVPDPLGVRVIDPCCGIGTVLVEALSMNIPIIGSDRNPLVVKGARENIVHFDYQGQAEVKDIADEQGHYDVAIVDMPYNIYSRATTEEQYTIIKHARRIADKMVILTIENMDEMILKAGFTIVDRGVANKGVKALFSRQVLVCE is encoded by the coding sequence ATAACTCAAAACAAAGCACAACCAGAATACCTATACACGTACGCACATGGGCTCGAAGAAGATTCTCTTTGTGGATTAGAACAAAGAGCCCTTTTCGGGGAAGAAACAGACAACCTTATAAAAAGTACGAAAAATATAGATCCAAGCAGAAGTCCGTTTATAAAGGGAAGACTTTCGATTCTTTATACAGCTGATACAGTTGAAGCTATTTCCAAACAAGTGGAACAGATAGAGCTGCATGACCAAACGTTTAAGGTGCTTTACCTGAAAATAAATGACCTTCCTGATGATCAAAAAATTGAATTTGCACAAAGACGGGAAATTGAGAGAGAAATTGGCTGGAACATTGTCGGAGAGGCAGATATGCATAATCCTGACATTCTATTTGGTATTGTTCCGTTTCAAGGGCGCTGGTATTTCGGTGCCTACCAGGAAAGCGAATCTGTGTGGCTGCATCATGTAAAGAAACCGCAGGAATACTCCACTGCACTAAGCACACGTTTGGCCAGAGCGGTTGTCAATATAGCAGTTCCTGACCCATTAGGTGTCCGTGTGATCGATCCGTGCTGCGGAATAGGGACGGTGCTCGTTGAAGCGCTCTCGATGAATATTCCAATTATCGGATCGGATCGAAATCCTTTAGTAGTCAAAGGAGCTAGAGAGAATATTGTCCATTTTGATTACCAAGGGCAAGCAGAAGTAAAAGACATTGCAGACGAACAAGGCCATTATGATGTGGCAATTGTAGATATGCCATACAACATTTATTCCCGAGCAACAACGGAAGAGCAGTATACAATTATTAAGCACGCCAGAAGAATAGCGGATAAAATGGTTATTCTAACGATTGAAAATATGGACGAGATGATTCTAAAAGCAGGCTTCACCATAGTGGATCGCGGTGTGGCGAATAAAGGTGTGAAAGCCCTGTTTTCGAGGCAGGTACTTGTATGCGAGTAA